TCTGTACGTCTCGATAATTTCTGGACTCACCAAACATTTTTTTAAAAGAGTATCCATGACTCAACGACTGTTACACAGATTGTTTGATAACGATAAGCCGGTCCATTGGCCCTCGAAAGGGCGTGCCAAGAGAAATGCGCTCGGATACCCGAAGTGTCAGCAAAATTTGAATATTATTTTTGAAAACGGAGTCTATATGACTCCGTTTTTTTTTGGAGAATAGCCCATGTGTGGAGTTGTTGGCCTTATCGGAGAAGACAGTGCCGGAGAAAAACTTTATCCCGCGCTATTCGCGTTACAACATCGTGGGCAGGATGCCGCGGGAATCTTAAGTTACGACTTTGATCGCTCGCAGTTTCATTTAGAAAAAGATTTGGGACTGGTCGAAGACGTGTTCAGTACGGAACGCCGTCTAAGACTGAAGGGTTCTATGGCGTTGGGACACACCCGCTATTCAACCATCGGTACTGTCGACAAAGAAGACCTTCAGCCCTTGTTTCTAAGTTATCCCTACGGGATGGGAATGATCCATAACGGGAACGTTACTAATTATGACGAAGTTGTCGACTACCTTCGCAACCGCAAATTGCGTTGGACATTCTCCCGCAATGATTTAGAAATTCTTTTGCACATGACGGCTGTGGGTTTGGCTTCACGCAAAGACACGGCTTCGTTATCTGAAAATCTAGCAGCTTCGATTAAAGAATTGTTAGAACAAGTTCATGGCGCTTACAGCGCTATCGCTATGTTGGCCGATCAAGGCATGTTTGCTTTCTGTGATAAAAACGGAATCAGACCTTTGCTTGTAGGCCGCAGAAAAAACGGAAACAAATACAGTTACTGCTTTGCCTCTGAAAAACAGGTTTTCTTTGGTTTAGGTTATGAATACTGGCGTGATCTAAAACCGGGGGAGCTAGTATTCGTCGATAAAGATTTAAATTTGCATTCTTTCCTCCTCAGCGAAAAAAAGGCCCGTCCGTGCATGTTTGAATGGGTTTATTTTGCTGGCTCAGAAACAGAATGGCACGGTCGCCCTGTTTATGAGGTGCGATTAAATTTAGGGCGCATCTTGGCTGAAGAGTGCATGAAAAAAGGCTTGGATATAGATGTGGTGGCTCCGGTGCCTGACACTTCAAGAGCGGCTGCTTGCAGACTTGCCGAAGTCTTAGAAAAACCATACCGCGAAGTTTTAATTAAAAATCGCTACGTGCAACGCAGTTTCATCGTCAATCAGCCAGAGCTGCGCAAGATGATGGTGAATTTAAAACTTTCCCCGGTTGAAAGTGAAATTCGCGGTAAAAAAATTCTTCTAGTAGACGACAGTATCGTGCGCGGAACTACATCAGCTCGCATTATTAGGTTACTTCGCGAAGCGGGTGCTGAAAAAGTTTATCTTGCCAGCACCTGTCCGCCCATTCGTCATCCTTGTTTTTATGGCATCGATTTCCCTGAAGGGGAATCTTTAGTGGCCTTTCAAAAAACAGAAGAAGAAGTGGCTAAAGTCCTCGAGGTCGACGGCCTCGTATTCTTACCTTTGAACAGATTAAAAGAAGGATTGGGTTTAGAAAGTCTTTGCAGTGCTTGCTTAGACGGTGATTACCCAGTTCCTGTTTCAACCGAAAACTTTCTTAAAACTCGCCAGGTCAATATCGGCGGAGATGGAAAAAAGGAGAACGCACTATGAAAATCCAAGTTCTTTTTGGCAGCGCCAGTGATGAAAGAGTTTACGGCCCCCTATGTCGCTCATTAGAAAAATCCGGCGATGTGAAAATGGAAGTGGCCTCAGCTCATCGCAATCCAGACCGTGTTCGTGAAATCGTAACAACCGGTGGGGCCGACGTGTTTGTCGCGGGCGCAGGCCTGGCAGCTCACTTACCAGGAGTTGTTGCTTCCTTAACGCAAAAACCTGTGTTCGGTGTTGCAGTGAATGGCGCTTTCTCAGGACTTGATGCTTTCTTAGCTATCGTGCAAATGCCAAAAGGTGTTCCGGTGATGTGCGTAACAGAAGAAAACGCACATAAAATCTCTGACTATCTTTTGCGTTGGAAAAACATGCCAACAGATAAAATCCTTATGCACTGGAATAAAGATCTAGAGTCTTATTCACCAATTCAAAAGGCACTTGAAGATATCCGTACGCAAAGTGGTGTAGATGTTCAATGGGCTGAAAGCTCAAACCCTCAATGCGTCGGTGAAATCGTAAGCCCTTTTGAAATTCCAAAGGTTACGGGGTTGAACCTATTCCTTTGCGAAAAAGAACAACTGGCAAGCACCCAAATGGCACTGGACTTCTTCAATAAAGCAAGACAAGGCGGCATGTGGGTGGGCGCGAACAATATCGGTAACTTCGTACTTCAATGGAAAAAACTGACTGAAATGGGAGCTTCTGCATGGAACTAATTTACAAAGGTTCAGTCAAAGATCTTTATAAGAAAAACTCTGACAATCTAGTTTTTGAATACAGCAACCGATATTCCATTTTTGATTGGGGTGAAATGCCCAATGAAATCCCGCAAAAAGGGGAGGCGTTAGCTTCCATGGCGGCTTCGTTTTTCGAATATTTAGCTAAGAAGGGTTACTCTTCTCACTACGTAGCTGCGGCAAGCCCGACCTCAATTGAAGTTCAATCTGTGAACGTGTTAAGACCTGAATGGGTCGAAGGTCAGTACGACTATACGATTTATCAAGACAACCCAACTCATTGTCTGGTTCCTTTGGAAGTCATCTTCCGTAAACACTTGGGGCAAGGAAACTCTTTAGAGGGCCGTTTAAAAAAGAATCCGGCGTATCTTAAAGACTTAGGTTTAAACGAAGTGCCAAATGGTGAAACAACTTTCACTCCGGCTCTTGTTGAGTTTTCTACAAAGCTTGAAACTTCTGATCGCTACTTAAGTCGCCAAGAAATTTCAGAAATGAACATTCTTTCTGAAACTGAATTGCAAGCTCTTAGGGAGCAAACGCAAATCATCAGTTCTGAACTTGAAAAGCTATTTGCTTCTTTCGGTGTGAAGCTTTGGGACGGCAAACTAGAATTTGCTTTCGGGGCTAGAAAAGCTAACGGCGACCGCGAGCTTTTATTAGTCGATTCTATCGGACCAGATGAACTTCGTTTAACTTACGAAGGTTTGCCTTTATCAAAAGAATTCCTTCGCCAACTTTATGCGAATACTCCGTGGAACGATGCCGTT
This is a stretch of genomic DNA from Bdellovibrio reynosensis. It encodes these proteins:
- a CDS encoding AIR carboxylase family protein; the encoded protein is MKIQVLFGSASDERVYGPLCRSLEKSGDVKMEVASAHRNPDRVREIVTTGGADVFVAGAGLAAHLPGVVASLTQKPVFGVAVNGAFSGLDAFLAIVQMPKGVPVMCVTEENAHKISDYLLRWKNMPTDKILMHWNKDLESYSPIQKALEDIRTQSGVDVQWAESSNPQCVGEIVSPFEIPKVTGLNLFLCEKEQLASTQMALDFFNKARQGGMWVGANNIGNFVLQWKKLTEMGASAWN
- the purF gene encoding amidophosphoribosyltransferase, translating into MCGVVGLIGEDSAGEKLYPALFALQHRGQDAAGILSYDFDRSQFHLEKDLGLVEDVFSTERRLRLKGSMALGHTRYSTIGTVDKEDLQPLFLSYPYGMGMIHNGNVTNYDEVVDYLRNRKLRWTFSRNDLEILLHMTAVGLASRKDTASLSENLAASIKELLEQVHGAYSAIAMLADQGMFAFCDKNGIRPLLVGRRKNGNKYSYCFASEKQVFFGLGYEYWRDLKPGELVFVDKDLNLHSFLLSEKKARPCMFEWVYFAGSETEWHGRPVYEVRLNLGRILAEECMKKGLDIDVVAPVPDTSRAAACRLAEVLEKPYREVLIKNRYVQRSFIVNQPELRKMMVNLKLSPVESEIRGKKILLVDDSIVRGTTSARIIRLLREAGAEKVYLASTCPPIRHPCFYGIDFPEGESLVAFQKTEEEVAKVLEVDGLVFLPLNRLKEGLGLESLCSACLDGDYPVPVSTENFLKTRQVNIGGDGKKENAL
- a CDS encoding phosphoribosylaminoimidazolesuccinocarboxamide synthase, whose product is MELIYKGSVKDLYKKNSDNLVFEYSNRYSIFDWGEMPNEIPQKGEALASMAASFFEYLAKKGYSSHYVAAASPTSIEVQSVNVLRPEWVEGQYDYTIYQDNPTHCLVPLEVIFRKHLGQGNSLEGRLKKNPAYLKDLGLNEVPNGETTFTPALVEFSTKLETSDRYLSRQEISEMNILSETELQALREQTQIISSELEKLFASFGVKLWDGKLEFAFGARKANGDRELLLVDSIGPDELRLTYEGLPLSKEFLRQLYANTPWNDAVKKSKELAQERKSQDWKAICKDELGQHPQTLSTEHIEVSSLLYKALANEVAGVVGRTKPFASELNLKLWHQKAQKALELV